ACTCCTCCGTGGAGAGGGAGCTCAGCCAGGCCAACCAGGTGAGCTCCGAGTTCCGCACCGTCCGCACCCAGGAGAGGGCCCAGCTCCAGGGCCTGAACGACCGCTTCGCCGGCTTCATCGAGCGCGTGCGCGACCTGGAGCAGCAGAACCGGGCGCTGGAGGCCGAGCTGATGGTGCTGCGGCAGAGGCACGCCGAGCCGTCCCGCCTGCGGGCGCTGTACGAGCAGGAGGCGCGGGCACTGAGGGCGGCGGTGGACGAGGCGCGGGCCGAGCAGCAGGCGGCGCTGGGCCAGCGCGAGCGTTTGGAGCAGACCCTCTGCTCCCTGCAGGCCCGCTACGAGGAGGAGATCCTGGGCCGCGAAGAGGCCGAAGGCAGGCTGATGGAGGCCCGCCGCGAGGCCGACCAGGCAGCCCTGGCCAGGGCCGAGCAGGAGAAGAGGGTGGAGAGCCTTCTGGATGAAATGGCCTTCCTGAAGAGGCTTCACGAGGGGGAGGCGGCCGAACTTCAGGCCCAGGTTCAGCTCGGGGCCCAGGTGGCGGTGGAGTCGGAGGCCACCACGCCTGACCTATCGGGAGCTCTGAGGGACATCCGGGCGCAATACGAGCGGCTCGCAGCCAGGAACATGCAATCGGCGGAGGACTGGTTCCGCGGGAAGGTGGGCTCTCTGACGGAAAGCGTGGCCCAGCACAGCGATGCGGTCCGAAACTCCAAGGATGAAGCCGGGGAGTATCGTCGCCAGCTCCAAGCCCGTCTTCTGGACATCGATGCTTGCAGAAGCCTCAACGAGTCCCTGGAGAAACAACTGAACGAGGTGGAGGACAAGCAGAGGGGTGAGATCTGCGCCATGCAGGTCAGTGGTGGTACTGCATGTTCACATTTTACTGTTCAGCGGTATATGACTGTTAAACACATTTTGGCTTTAAAGAGATATTAAGTGCTATAATTTTAAGTTATTAAGTATCTTAGGGGTGCTGACTTCAAAGTACATATAAATGCATACGTTTTCTATTTGATGGCTAGCacatcattgttttgttttatcatTGTCCTCCGATGCCCTTTGACCTTCTGTATTTAGGATGCAATTGGGCAGCTGGAGAATGAGCTGGGAGGCACCAAGCAGGAGATGGCTCGTTACCTGAAGGAATACCAGGATTTGCTCAATGTCAAGATGGCACTGGACATTGAGATAGCTGCCTACAGGTAGGCTGGCCAACACATCTGAAACACATATCTTTTTGATccaacatttgttttctcaTCGAGTCACATTATTGAAACACATTGATTTGGTTCTCAATCGTGTAGGTTCAAGCTAAGTTTGTGGTCTCACACCTTCGCAGGAAGCtgctggaaggggaggagtctcGCTTCAATGTGGGAGGGGCCGGAGGTGTGTCCAGCATGTACTCCCACGGCCTGTCGGCCCCGCCCTCTTTCGGTCGCCCAATGATGTCCATGCATTCAAACTACAGCTCTGGCATCTCCTATCTGATGACCTCACGCCTACTCAGCTCCTCCTTCACCACCGCCGAGGACATCATCTCCGCCAGCCTGGCCCAGAAGGAAGAGGCCGGCCCaccggaggaagaggaggaggaagagaagggggaagaggaggagaaggcagaggaggccgacgaggaggaaggagagaaggagggggaggatgaagaggaagggaaggaaggaggcgaggaagagaaggatgacAAGGAGGCCGGCGAGGAGGCCGAAGTGAcaaaggagggagaagaagaaggtaGGCAGACATGTCTTCTAAACGAGTTTAGATTGTAGGATGCCATAAAAGGAAATGTTAGAACTGTGTGTGGCATTGTGCCAAAAGAAAGACCGAATGACGACTGTCTCCTTTCAACGCAGGCGGTGACGAGGCCAAGGACGAGGAAGAAGGTGCCACCGAGGATGgcgagaaagaggagaaggaggaagagaaggatgagggaggagagtcCGAGAAACAGGccgaggaggcaggagagcaagaagggggagaggaggacaagggcgAGGCCAAGGAGGAAGACGGAGGAAAGAGTGAAGAGAAACCAGATGACAAAGCACAAGACAAGAAAGACGAGGGAAAGGCAGATCAAgctgaggtcaaaggtgaaaaACCTACCGAGGAGAAGAAGGCAGATGAGTCTGAGAAAGCCAAGGCTAAGAAGTAGTGTACAAGAGCCAGCAGACAGTCTAATTAAAACCTCAGCTTGATAAACAAACAGTAGAAACACAATTGCTCTCCGATCAAGGTGCTCAACACAAGAAGTACAATAAAGTCCTATCGAACCATAGTTACTTGCTTGCTTTCTGAAGTTAATAAAAGCCTGGTTGCACAATTTCTGATATGTTTGTGAGGAAATGCAGACTGTGTGAGCGTGGTTTTGGACATTCAAATAAATACTATTGAAAACAAAATGACTGTCTAATACATTTTCTTACGTGTCACTGTGGAGGACTTTAAAATGACTGAACTGGAGGTCTGTTGAACCTGAACTGAATGTTGCTGATTAACATGCAACTTGCATATTAGGTGAAACACAATATTGACACAGTCGAGGAAGTCTgaactttatatatatatatatctttttaatGATTAACAACTAATTGGTTGGTAATCCACAGAGGCTTTGTCAaaacattattatttttgttaaaAAACACTTGACGTGTCAAAAAACAAGATATTCGCAGAGTTACCACATGAAAATGACCAAATATATCACAAATCCATGTTTAGCTATTCCAAGAAGAAAAACAGTCTGTAGAATTATGTGGCTTTGCTTATTATGAGCCATGAGTTATAAGAAAGAATACGATTTTCAAAAATATAATTCAGCTAGGTTGCATTGACAAAATGCGATGAAAGATGCTTACTTACGCCAATGTAAGGATTTGTTCACTTGGGGAAGGTTGTATAAATTCATGAAAACGaactatttatatatttaaatgtataTATGTTATTGGTAATAATTGTGTGCGTGTTATTAAAGTTTACAAGTTATAGAAGCAAAATGTCTAAATAATTCTAAATTGACCAACTGAACCAACTTATTTCCTGTGTAGTACCTAGCCTTGTGATACACTTAACTGTGAAGGCTACAAAGAGAAAAACATCTAGTTTAGGGAGTGCAACTTGCCATCTGATTtaccatttgtttttgtttatctgGAATGCAAGTGTACACAAATAATGCATGCGAACAAAGGGATAGAAATTGAGGTCCtgcgctgtccatggtgctgaaatgaACTTCCAAAGGTCCTACGACACCGTAGTGCAAAACATTAGAATTTCGAGCACAAAGGTATAATCACGACACACTGATGCATTCCTGCTGCTTCCTGTTCTGAGGGAACCTAAGACCCAGCTGCAGCGATGCAGCTAATTTCCCCCGGGGCAGTGAGAAACAGACCGAAGCAATCTCAGACGGTTCTCTGACCATCCATACAGGGTGCGAATTACGAGGGAGTTTGGGGGGGGCtgaccccctaattaagacttggacccccccccccaaagaggtaaaaacaacaggtcaggGGGGTCCATAcatgccctggagaagaagttgacccccccgattgtcattgtataattcgcactctgcatCCATAGCCCCAGACAGATAGCGTCTGCTCTCAGTCGAGGGGGTTTTGTGGCATCTGAGACTGTTTCATGATACATGGCAGATTTCATGACTTCTGGCAGAGGAGTTGCAGCATTCAGCACCTGATGTGAAAGCTGATCTGACATGATCAGCAGTCACAGGGTTCACGGCACTCAAGACTAAAACAGACTAAGGTTGTCGTGTCAGTCACTAGGTACTATTAACACTAATTAATACCTACATAATTACTTCGTTTCGTAAATGCCTGGGATTGTATCTCCTGCAACTATTCGTACGATAAATCAAATGCATCCTGCATAATTGAGACAATGTTCAACCTTGCCTTCTTCGTATGTAGGATTGTGTACTTTGTATCTGGACAGACAGTAACGTTGTTGCCAGACCAGCACACTAGAGCCACAGAAGACTGGAAGGTCAAACGAGGACAAGCAGCGGAGGTGGCGTACAAACATGGAGTGCATCAGCTCAGTCAAAGAGGACATGTTGTTTAATCGGACACAACGACACGATATCTTACTAAATCTACTTTCATGGATGAAAAGCTGttgctttacatttagtcatttagtgaAACTGCGGTGGTTTGACTGACTGGCCTATTCCTGACTGATGCTTCTGTTCCTTTTTATGTATTAGTCTTCTTATGCTGTGACATATTTTGAATTTGTGTAAAATTAGGTTTTATTCGATTTTACATAGTGATTTGCATGTCACATTGTATATAAATAGTAGATTATGTATGTTATGGCTCAATtttaaatatactgtacatgaaaGTATGTTATCCAGAAGTATGTGCATATTGTGAAAAGATGTCTATGGAATATCCCATGGAAAACAAGACATGATAGTTACTGAACATTTCAAAACAAGACACCAAAGTTGGTATTTTTGTATGACATTTATTGAGTAAATGCGGCTGGGAAACTGTTCATAATGAGTAAAGAGAAGGGATCGCAAACAGTAGCACCTCATTTATGTTCGGTATTTAAATTCAAGTTCATCCTATGCATACAAGACTGTATGTGTGCGCTTTGATACAGTAGGTTTATTTTCATTTGCACTCTTAAGGTAAACATAATAGACACTGATAAAAAGCATGTTTAAGGCGAGGAGTTTCTTCGGGTTATTAATGCTTAAGTTGCTTTAGTTATGAGTATGAGCATTGCACCATCAACGCTGTCATTCGGTTTTCACTGTACATTTGTGGATAAGTTGCTTGTTGTTTTTTGGCTCAGTTGGCGACTTCAAACTTCAAGTAAGGCTGCTTCTTCATATCAGTGTCAGTAAGGGAGACCCTTCCATTGGCTTCCCTGCTTTTGAACTCAAAAACACAATTAACTAAACAAACATTTCTCTCACTCAACAACCGACTTACTGTATACATGTATTCTCTGTACGCACTTTGACCCCTTCCACACAAACGAGAGGAtgttaatccccccccccacacacacacacattccctccctTGAGTTAACATGCAGATGCCCCCACTCATAAACCATCTGGTGAACTGCAGAAAGAAACAAAGTCAAAGAGAACGGCGACCTCCCTTTGTCCTTTCTGCATCTGCAGCATCTTGAAGCTTTCACTCGACATGCAATTTTAAGCTTGGACACCTCCTATGGCTTCTCTCTCGGCTTGTTCACGAGTGGTTTTTATCTTTATTACGTTGCTCTAGCTGCATGAGTTATTTGTTATGTTATTGGTTCTGTGGGTTGATTTCTCCTCTTCGCCGTCGCACCTCGAGAGCTCGATGGTCGGGGGCGTGGTCACTCAGTCTCGGTCACAAGCTTGGTGACCTGGGTGGATTGCTTCTCCGTCTTCTTGGAGGTGACGAGTTTCTCCTGCATCATCTCCTCGGCCTCCTTCACGGTCTCCGTGACCGTGACGGACTTGGTGACGTGCTGGGCCCCGTCTTCCGAGGTGGTGATGGTCTCCACGGTCTTGGTGATCACCACCTTCTGGTTGGGGTCGTCCTTCGCggggctctcctcctccaccccgttGGTGACGGCGTCCTTTTCGTCAGCCTCTTTCTTCGCCTCGTCCTTCTTGTCCTCCTTCTTGTCCACGTCGCCGTTCATGGCGGCGTCTTTCTTCTCGGGCTTCTTCTCGTCCTCGGAATCGCTCTTCTTGTCCGatttctcctctgcctctttgGGGGCTTCCGCTTTAGAAGCGTCCGCTTTGGGGGTCTCGCTCTTTGTTGGGGATTGGGCTTTGGGGGAGCTTGCCTTGGGGGACTCAGACTTAGGGGACTGAGGTTTGGGAGAGTCCGACTTGGGGGACTCA
This is a stretch of genomic DNA from Osmerus mordax isolate fOsmMor3 chromosome 20, fOsmMor3.pri, whole genome shotgun sequence. It encodes these proteins:
- the LOC136964202 gene encoding neurofilament light polypeptide-like codes for the protein MSSIAYDPYYSTSSYRRWYVEGAPRGAVNRGRSRSVHSSHASPLSSMTSRLQYSSPGRMLHSSSSGASSSQAYSSVERELSQANQVSSEFRTVRTQERAQLQGLNDRFAGFIERVRDLEQQNRALEAELMVLRQRHAEPSRLRALYEQEARALRAAVDEARAEQQAALGQRERLEQTLCSLQARYEEEILGREEAEGRLMEARREADQAALARAEQEKRVESLLDEMAFLKRLHEGEAAELQAQVQLGAQVAVESEATTPDLSGALRDIRAQYERLAARNMQSAEDWFRGKVGSLTESVAQHSDAVRNSKDEAGEYRRQLQARLLDIDACRSLNESLEKQLNEVEDKQRGEICAMQDAIGQLENELGGTKQEMARYLKEYQDLLNVKMALDIEIAAYRKLLEGEESRFNVGGAGGVSSMYSHGLSAPPSFGRPMMSMHSNYSSGISYLMTSRLLSSSFTTAEDIISASLAQKEEAGPPEEEEEEEKGEEEEKAEEADEEEGEKEGEDEEEGKEGGEEEKDDKEAGEEAEVTKEGEEEGGDEAKDEEEGATEDGEKEEKEEEKDEGGESEKQAEEAGEQEGGEEDKGEAKEEDGGKSEEKPDDKAQDKKDEGKADQAEVKGEKPTEEKKADESEKAKAKK